In a genomic window of Gloeomargarita sp. SKYB120:
- a CDS encoding response regulator codes for MEDEKTDVGTSASLLVVDDDPLMRKLLQRFLSQQGNYRVATASEPETALQLLQSDRWDLVLLDWLLPGMTGLDLLKVIR; via the coding sequence ATGGAAGACGAGAAAACGGATGTGGGCACGTCGGCGTCGCTGCTGGTCGTAGATGACGACCCCCTGATGCGCAAGCTCTTACAACGGTTCCTCAGCCAGCAGGGCAACTACCGCGTCGCAACGGCCAGTGAACCCGAAACAGCGCTCCAGTTGTTGCAAAGCGACCGGTGGGATTTGGTGTTGCTGGATTGGCTATTGCCAGGGATGACGGGGCTGGACTTGCTGAAAGTGATTCGCTAA
- the aroA gene encoding 3-phosphoshikimate 1-carboxyvinyltransferase: MTVERSLLAFTADGVLLQPPPDFTLRGTVQVPGDKSISHRALIIGCLAQGTTVIEGILPAADPQSTAQCLRALGHRISPLNPQRVEVTPGAWQEPDQVLDCGNSGTTMRLLAGVLAGRVEQFFVLTGDASLRSRPMQRVVTPLRQMGAVMDGRQNGTRAPLAIRGQRLRAIDYESPVASAQVKSAILLAGLTCAGVTQVREPYPSRDHTERMLKAFGADIAWENAVVELRGGATLHGQRVVVPGDISSAAFWLVAGAITPGADIVMTNVGVNPSRTGILEVLEAMGARIEWLNQREVAGEPLADIRVQHSALRGATIGGALIPRLIDEIPILTVAAAFAQGKTVIRDAAELRVKESDRLTAMATQLTRMGVQVEEYPDGLTIYGTDKPLVGADLHTYDDHRIAMALAIAALNAQGNSHLAPADCVRISYPEFWETLQQLYHG; this comes from the coding sequence GACGGCGTTCTCCTGCAACCCCCACCGGACTTCACCTTGCGGGGAACGGTGCAAGTGCCAGGCGATAAGTCCATTTCCCATCGCGCCTTGATCATTGGCTGCTTGGCCCAGGGGACCACCGTCATTGAAGGGATACTGCCTGCTGCCGACCCCCAGAGTACGGCCCAGTGTTTACGGGCGTTGGGGCATCGGATTTCGCCGCTCAATCCCCAACGCGTGGAAGTCACACCGGGAGCCTGGCAAGAACCGGACCAGGTGCTGGACTGCGGCAATTCCGGGACCACGATGCGCTTGCTGGCGGGCGTGCTCGCGGGTCGGGTGGAGCAGTTTTTCGTACTCACAGGGGATGCGTCGCTGCGGAGCCGGCCCATGCAACGGGTGGTTACGCCCTTACGCCAGATGGGTGCGGTGATGGATGGCCGCCAGAATGGGACGCGGGCGCCTTTGGCGATTCGGGGACAGCGGTTGCGGGCGATTGACTACGAAAGCCCGGTGGCGTCAGCCCAAGTGAAATCAGCGATTTTGCTGGCGGGATTAACGTGTGCGGGCGTGACCCAGGTGCGCGAACCCTACCCATCGCGGGACCACACGGAACGAATGCTGAAAGCCTTTGGGGCTGACATCGCCTGGGAAAACGCCGTGGTGGAACTGCGGGGGGGTGCCACGTTGCACGGTCAACGGGTAGTGGTGCCAGGGGACATAAGTTCGGCAGCGTTCTGGCTGGTGGCGGGCGCCATTACCCCCGGCGCAGACATTGTGATGACTAACGTGGGTGTCAATCCCAGCCGCACCGGTATCTTGGAAGTTCTGGAAGCGATGGGAGCGCGGATTGAATGGCTGAACCAGCGGGAGGTAGCGGGCGAACCCTTAGCCGATATCCGGGTGCAACACAGCGCGCTCCGGGGGGCAACCATTGGCGGCGCGTTGATTCCCCGCTTGATTGATGAGATTCCCATTTTGACCGTGGCGGCGGCCTTTGCCCAAGGGAAGACGGTGATCCGGGATGCGGCGGAACTGCGGGTGAAAGAGAGCGACCGGCTGACTGCGATGGCAACCCAATTGACCCGGATGGGCGTGCAGGTAGAAGAATACCCAGATGGTTTGACCATCTACGGGACCGACAAACCGCTGGTGGGCGCGGATTTGCATACCTACGACGACCACCGGATTGCCATGGCCTTGGCGATTGCGGCGTTAAACGCGCAGGGCAACTCTCATTTAGCGCCCGCCGATTGTGTGCGGATTTCCTATCCCGAATTCTGGGAGACGTTGCAGCAGCTCTATCACGGTTAA
- a CDS encoding HEAT repeat domain-containing protein: protein MELTVVLRAAMDWASVVHQVKTAASPGALVAAVQRVAEWPEPSQAIPLLIEVLGYNNPAAAQVAIASLQRWGRQAVPELLARLDGYNYGARAYAVRVLAHIGDPRALEVLEQAARYDFAPSVRRAAIRGLGNIQWQELATPEPLQERVAQALRDLSGDGDWGIRYAVIVAWELWHQRGLPGFLQPQMDALLQQLARDEDRVVQARAQWALQRSDKYVTMPKEV from the coding sequence ATGGAATTGACGGTGGTGTTGCGAGCAGCGATGGATTGGGCCAGCGTGGTTCACCAGGTCAAAACCGCTGCGTCGCCGGGGGCTTTGGTGGCGGCGGTGCAACGGGTCGCTGAATGGCCGGAGCCGTCCCAGGCGATTCCTTTGTTGATCGAGGTGCTGGGGTACAACAACCCGGCGGCGGCGCAGGTGGCCATCGCCAGTTTGCAGCGCTGGGGACGACAGGCGGTACCCGAATTGCTGGCACGGTTGGATGGCTACAACTATGGGGCCAGAGCCTATGCCGTGCGGGTCCTGGCGCACATTGGCGACCCCCGCGCTTTAGAGGTCTTGGAACAGGCGGCGCGCTACGACTTTGCTCCGAGTGTGCGGCGGGCGGCGATTCGGGGTTTGGGCAACATACAGTGGCAGGAACTGGCAACGCCAGAACCCTTACAGGAACGGGTGGCCCAGGCGCTCCGGGATTTGAGTGGCGATGGCGATTGGGGAATTCGCTATGCCGTGATTGTCGCCTGGGAATTGTGGCACCAGCGGGGGTTGCCGGGCTTTTTGCAGCCGCAGATGGACGCTTTACTCCAGCAGTTAGCCCGAGATGAGGACCGGGTTGTCCAAGCGCGCGCCCAGTGGGCTCTGCAAAGGTCTGATAAGTACGTTACCATGCCAAAAGAAGTCTGA
- a CDS encoding protein kinase, with translation MVTGRAASADVVTALQAGANDYITKPLDLPVVAARVAAQLATVRSIQATKPTLASHLGGRYEILRPLGEGGFGRTYLAQDWHRPGKPLCVVKKLLSVPLTEPEKLRRTRQLFQREARVLENLGHYKHIPRLLAYFEQDGDFYLVEEFIAGPSLRERFADGKPWPVPAVFGLVKNLLKILKFMHRHSVIHRDIKPDNIIYEAASDHYFLIDFGAVKEMSPQPDPYAASVSIGTRGYAPIEQLMGYPEFNSDLYALGMVALQALTGVPPTDLPWDVHNGELDLTPWRTPQNGHLLNILQAMTRYYPQDRYPSAADALRDLNKLEFLLLGPKD, from the coding sequence ATGGTGACGGGTCGGGCAGCAAGCGCCGATGTCGTGACTGCCCTGCAAGCGGGCGCGAATGACTACATCACCAAACCCCTGGATTTACCGGTGGTAGCAGCTCGGGTGGCGGCGCAACTGGCGACAGTGCGGAGTATCCAGGCGACAAAGCCTACATTGGCATCGCACCTGGGGGGACGTTACGAGATTCTGCGACCGCTGGGGGAAGGCGGATTTGGGCGCACGTATCTCGCTCAGGACTGGCACCGGCCCGGTAAGCCCCTGTGTGTCGTCAAAAAATTGCTCTCTGTGCCTCTGACGGAACCCGAAAAACTGCGGCGCACCCGCCAATTGTTTCAACGGGAAGCTCGAGTGCTGGAAAATCTAGGCCATTACAAACACATTCCCCGCCTGTTGGCCTATTTTGAACAGGATGGGGACTTTTATCTGGTGGAAGAATTCATCGCCGGGCCGTCGTTGCGAGAACGTTTCGCCGATGGCAAGCCTTGGCCTGTCCCAGCCGTATTTGGCCTAGTGAAAAATCTACTCAAAATCCTGAAATTTATGCACCGGCACTCGGTCATTCATCGCGACATCAAACCCGATAACATCATCTACGAAGCAGCAAGCGACCACTATTTTTTGATAGATTTTGGCGCGGTGAAAGAAATGTCGCCCCAACCTGATCCCTATGCCGCCAGCGTCTCGATTGGCACGCGGGGGTATGCACCCATTGAACAACTCATGGGCTACCCCGAATTCAACAGTGACCTGTATGCGTTGGGCATGGTGGCTCTGCAGGCGCTGACGGGCGTTCCTCCGACCGATTTGCCCTGGGATGTTCACAACGGCGAACTGGATTTGACCCCCTGGCGCACCCCCCAAAACGGTCATTTATTGAACATCTTGCAAGCCATGACCCGCTATTATCCCCAAGACCGGTATCCGTCCGCCGCCGACGCTCTCAGGGACTTGAATAAATTGGAGTTCCTGCTGCTGGGGCCAAAGGATTAA